The genomic segment TTTGGGCACTTTACTTATAGCTATTTCAGCCTGGGTTCTGGGCATATCAAGCCTTGGATTTGCTCTTTCTGCCAGTATTATTGGCGGCTTCCTGGGCTTCAACTTTGACAGTCTTATGGGTGCAATTTTTGAGCGTCATGGGCTGATGGGCAATGCCTCTGTAAACTTGATTTCAAGTATTGCAGGCTCAATAGCCGGGATAACCGCAATAATTGCAATAGCTGCGCTTTCCATAACCAGCATTGCCCTTTAGTAGCTTTAGTTTTTAAGTTTTTCTCTTAGCATATTCTCAGCCAGTTTTAAAGCCTCTTTAATCTTATCTTTTCTTTTACCTGCGCCCTGGGCAAACTCAGGCCTACCTCCCCCACCTCCTCCCAGAAGCCTTGCAACTTCTGCCACAATCTCAGCCATATTCAATTCAAGTTTTTCTCCTCTGGCTCCAACCACAGAAATTTTATCATCTATACCAAGAAGGAGCACAGCCTTTCTGTCTGCTGCAAGCCCTCTGGCTGTCTTTATACTTTCCTCAATATCTGCCTCAATTTCTGCCACAATATATTCAGCATTGTTTATCTTCCTGAACTGGTGCTTCAGGTCCGCTTTTCTGAGTTCGGCTATTTCCTGCTTGAGCCTCTGAATCTCCTTTCTCTGCTCCTTCCACTCCCTGAAAAACCTTCTTACACTCTCCGGAAGCTGCTCAGGATTCACACTTAAAACTTCAGAAGATTCACTGAGGAGCCTGTCTCTCTCCTTGATATATCCGAAGGCAGCTTTTCCGGCAGCAAACTCCAGCCTCACAACGCCATCCTGAATCTTCGTGGAACTGATAATCCTGATAAGTCTTGCCTCAGAGGTGTTTTTCAGGTGTGTACCCCCACATGCTTCAACATCAATGTCATCAATCTTTACAACTCTTATCTCCATACCTGGCACGGCACCTCCCTGATATAGTCTGAAGCCATATTTCGCTTCAGCTATATTGCGCTTCAGTATATAGTTTTCCACAGGTACGGCGTGTGCTATAATTTCATTGGCCCTGTCCTCGATAGCGTCAACCTCCTCCTGAGTGAGAGATTCATAATGTGTTATATCCAGCCTTGCCTTTTCAATGGTTTTCTCTGCCCCGGCCTGCCATATATGGTCACCCAGGATTTGCCTTGCGGCCCCATTTATAATGTGCGTGGCTGTGTGGTGCTGGGTTAGCTGAATCCTCCTGCTGGCATCTATTTTTCCGGCCACAGTATCTCCTTCACCGAAGTCTATATCTTCCAGCCTGTGAATAACCACACCACCCTGCTTAAAGACATCAGTAACCCTGGAGTTATTGAGATAACCCCTGTCACTTGCCTGACCACCTGAAGTAGGGTAAAAAGCGGTTTTGTCTAGAATCACATATTTATTGTCAATAATCTTGAGCACTTTAGCTTTAAATTCTAAAAGCAGGTAATCGCTATAATATAAAATCTCTGTTTTTGGTATTCCTTCAAAGACAAACTCTCTGAATTTCTTCTCCTTCTTTCTGGCTCTGTTCTTCTCATGCCTTTCAGCAAGACGTATGAAGAAATCCTGCGGAAGCTCAATCTTCAATCCATGACTGAGAAGCATTTCAGGACTTATACCCTGAGAATCATAGAGATTGATTAACCCTTCAGGAGTTACTTCCCTGCCTTTCAGCTTCTTTATTATTCTTTTAGCCTTTTTTCTTGTGTCTCTGTATTTCCTCTCCTCAACAGCCAGAATCTCATCCACCTCGCCGAGGTGCTCCATGAGTTCAGGATACTGGGGTTTCAGGTAGGAGGCATGCCATTCACATACCTGAGAAAGGTCAATATCCCAGGAGTATCTGTTTATAAAGTCGAGGCTTCTTCTTAACAGAACTCTCAGGTTGTAGCCTCCTCCAGAGTTGCTTGGCAGCACCCCGTCACTGAGAGCCACAAGCAGGCTTCGGGAGTGGTCACATATGGAGTAGAGGGCGGCGAGAGGCAGAACTCTTGCCCTGAGGGCACTGACATCAAGCTCCAGCTTTTCTGCTATGCTCTTCCATACCTTCTCTATGTCAATATTTTCATCTATATTTAAGAGGCCAGAGTAGGGAATAAACTCTTTTAGAATGTTCTGCTCAGGCCTGAGGGAGGTCGCCCTGTAGAGTTTTTCCATGGCAGAGCCAAACACCACATCGTAGCTTGTGCCTGTGGCATGGGTAAACCAGGCAGGTCTCTCCTGTCCCATACCCATATCCAGGACTTTAATCTCCAGCTCCTTCAGGCTTCCCTGCCTGATGTCATACTGCATATAAACCTGATTTCCTATTTCAAGACCACGTGAGAAAAACTCTATACTGGGCCCGAGGTTTCCGCCTCCTGCCCAGGCATCTTCATGAAACTGAATCTCCTCTCTGGGAATCTTCATGCCCTGTGTGAGCCATAAATATATATGCCTCAGGTAATCTTCAGGCTTATAATTATCTTTAGGTTCAAAGGCGTGCTGTCCTATCATGACAAAGCCTGTGTAGTGCCTGCCTGTTATTCCGACATTGTCAATATCATTAAAGCGAAGGGAGAACTGTGGTACAACGAGAGGATTTGCCGGAGGCTCTATCTCGCCCTTTACCACATAGGGTTGAAAATCATAAATGCTTGCCTGAACGAAATCAGTATCATCTCTCCAGCGAGCAGCAACAGGGTAACGGTTTATAGGTACATAGCCGAGCTTTGAAAAGAAGTCCGAGAATTTTGTCCATGTTTGAATGAAGTCCATTTTTTCCCTTGCCGGAGTGTCGCCTATGAATGTATAACCCCCACTGCAATCTGGTTCGCCACAAACCTCACGCTCTGACGAAGCACTCCAGAAGTAGTTTCCGCATTTCCCACATTTCTTCCTTGTAAAGCCCTCTTCAATCAATATTTTTACTGGATAATATTTCTCAGGATTCTGCTGTGCCTTACTCCTGAAGTCTGCCTTCATCTCCTTCTCATTTACCATTCCTGTTCTTTAGATTCGAGGATTTATAAATTTTTTGTGGAGAGCGTGAGCGTATATTGTAAATAGTCTGGTAGAGTATATTTCACCGGTATATGGGCCTTCCCAATATCTGCAAAGTAAAACTCGAAAGTTTTATAACCTCTAAAAAGGAAACATTAACCAATGATAAAGGAACTGGTTTCCTCAGAGGAGGGTCAGGTGAGTCTCGAGTTTATTCTTCTTGTAGGTGGAGTTATTGTGGCAGCTCTCACCATCATAGCCCTGGAGAAATCTCTGAAGTATCTCGGAGATATCACATCAAGCTGGGTGGGTCAGGAGAGGAACATCAGCATACAGAAGATTACCAGATAACAAGGTTGTCAATCACCACCCATTAAAATGGTGGTCTCCTTGCCCAGATTATTATGAATGATGCTATTGAGCATCTTTCCGGGTGCAACCTCACGCCCTCTATCTCTGTAAAAATACCATTTATTATATATCCACTTGGAATACCCATGCTTTTAACATATCTATTTGATTTTCTAAATCTTTTTTCTGTTTTGTTGATACTCCTGCATAATACTATTATGAAACCTTTGGTTTATAGAACTACACAATATTTT from the archaeon BMS3Bbin15 genome contains:
- the alaS gene encoding alanine--tRNA ligase; translated protein: MVNEKEMKADFRSKAQQNPEKYYPVKILIEEGFTRKKCGKCGNYFWSASSEREVCGEPDCSGGYTFIGDTPAREKMDFIQTWTKFSDFFSKLGYVPINRYPVAARWRDDTDFVQASIYDFQPYVVKGEIEPPANPLVVPQFSLRFNDIDNVGITGRHYTGFVMIGQHAFEPKDNYKPEDYLRHIYLWLTQGMKIPREEIQFHEDAWAGGGNLGPSIEFFSRGLEIGNQVYMQYDIRQGSLKELEIKVLDMGMGQERPAWFTHATGTSYDVVFGSAMEKLYRATSLRPEQNILKEFIPYSGLLNIDENIDIEKVWKSIAEKLELDVSALRARVLPLAALYSICDHSRSLLVALSDGVLPSNSGGGYNLRVLLRRSLDFINRYSWDIDLSQVCEWHASYLKPQYPELMEHLGEVDEILAVEERKYRDTRKKAKRIIKKLKGREVTPEGLINLYDSQGISPEMLLSHGLKIELPQDFFIRLAERHEKNRARKKEKKFREFVFEGIPKTEILYYSDYLLLEFKAKVLKIIDNKYVILDKTAFYPTSGGQASDRGYLNNSRVTDVFKQGGVVIHRLEDIDFGEGDTVAGKIDASRRIQLTQHHTATHIINGAARQILGDHIWQAGAEKTIEKARLDITHYESLTQEEVDAIEDRANEIIAHAVPVENYILKRNIAEAKYGFRLYQGGAVPGMEIRVVKIDDIDVEACGGTHLKNTSEARLIRIISSTKIQDGVVRLEFAAGKAAFGYIKERDRLLSESSEVLSVNPEQLPESVRRFFREWKEQRKEIQRLKQEIAELRKADLKHQFRKINNAEYIVAEIEADIEESIKTARGLAADRKAVLLLGIDDKISVVGARGEKLELNMAEIVAEVARLLGGGGGGRPEFAQGAGKRKDKIKEALKLAENMLREKLKN